The Apium graveolens cultivar Ventura unplaced genomic scaffold, ASM990537v1 ctg8226, whole genome shotgun sequence genome segment ttactagcCAAAATCTTTTACTTGAGATGGAAAATACATTGACTgatccaaacaaatccatgtgaagcagttgcaaaggctcttcaattgttgaatcaagtttcttcctgaatgatgctttaatctgcttccctttttggcaggcatcacacagtccatcctttgaaaactccactagaggaatgccccttactagttctttctttaccagctcattcatggtcttgaagtttaaatgggatagcttcttgtgccatagccaactttcatcttgacttgctttactgagaagacaagttacagattctgcattagatgagttgaaatcagctaggtacacatttccttttctcacaccagtgagaaccactttgttgcttcttttattagtcacaacacaggcttctgagttgaaggttactgaattgcctttgtcacaaagctggctgatactcaacagattgtgtttgagaccatccactaaggcaacctcctcaatgatgacattgtcctttgaaatcaagccatatcccacaatataacccttgctgtcatctccaaaagtaatacttgggctagctctctcctttgaactctgtgagcagggtaaaatcaccagtcatatgtcttgaacaaccactatccaagtaccaaagattctttctgtttccctgcacacatcaaaatcaaatcaagttgatttggtacccaagtttccttgggtcctgccttgttatctttctttttctgtttcttaggccttatttcatttgacttagtcatttgagttgggcctttgaaaccattcattgcaatagaattatcatgcatactaTGACTAACAGGAATGGCATGCTGtgggtaaacatgttattccattaaggtatgctaaatggcatttatggcatactgtatgcagcataataaggattaggtacaaatggcatattaacaaactgtgcattcatgttctgtgtagacatagcattaacaggcatgggaggcatggcattcatgttaggaaattgaggctgcacatacatggaagtaggcatggcagatttgcaattacagacagatgatttacactaccacacttgacatagATTTTTCTGGGAGTAtattatcaggtgtgtagttattgtgtttgttaatccctacttaccattcctattgtttttcttttaggTCTCTGTTTTTACTCAATctttttcaagtctgtcacttaactgtttgacagttatgtgaccaacattagcctttttccctttcttaacttgacttgactctcctgaaacaaaattcttggaaacagacccatacttctcattcagttaaactagtttggctttgctaatgggcctgctcacagccgacggatgaggattttcatcattcgacggataacactttttgttattcgacggatagtcctcatcatcgtcgactctacatctgttagcagaccatctaccaaattaggttctagtttctctttgttctttttccaggcttcatcacagattgactcgattccttgaactttggtgatttgagcatggacatccctggatgttttccatgctttaatcacttcttgttcacgctcgagctgcttctttaaaatttcttcctttttcaaggactcagttaattcctccttagcaatcttacactcaattcttaatttctcaaaaccaataaactgagactcaagcacattattcgtctcacttaaaaacaaattattttctttgattttagcattttctttagtaagagacttaagtgtaacacgcaaatgatataactctgtagacatgtcattaatggcatcattacactcagctttagataaatgtgcaaggttgTAGTAATTACccgattgcttgaggaacttgtctctgtttcatcagacttggccattagggctagattgacataactgacatcttcatcttcatccagtcattttcttgtgtaataaaagccctttccttttttcttgagtagatcaaaatattttttctataatccacagactcaaactttttcttactggaatctgacttcctacactcactggtaaaatgcctgccaagccacatttgaaacatttgaattttgacttatccaccatgttttcatttagcttggcttgctccaaagttcttcttgaacttgagtttggcaaatctcctggaacGAATGCTAGGtactcatcaatgtcctccatgtcatcttggcttaatgaatcttcactttctactgcaagccccttgcccttgttctcacagacctttgaagttgattcaacaacttccatcttcacttccttctccttttccaactcagcaactagtgcaatggatcctcctttcttctttcctctctccatcctttcatcctgctgtatttcaagctcataggttttaggatgccatacagtctctccaaagtaacTCCTTATAATCTGGTGAGTTTCTTAActgagactgtcattggtttccattcctttggaagagatctaagtaatttcagattagagtctttagtctgatagacccttccatgcaatttgagagcatttagtagtttttgaaacctactaaaaatgtcagtgagtgactcactttcctcattgtgaaaatgctcatattgctgaatcaagagctgcatcttattttctctaacttgctcagtaccatcacatattatctatatagtatcccaaacttccttggcagttttgcagttgataatgttgtcaaacatgtctgcatcaactccattaaacataatattcatggccttttatccttcctgacttgttcaatgtcaggatcagaccattcatgccttggcttggggactgatggctcgtttcctgttgcagctctcattggaacatgagggcctctttctatgcagtccacataggcctcatcttgagaacgcatatgaagatgcatctttaccttccaatgatggtaattatctttatctagaaaggAATCTTggactccaacatcctttttgtttcatcttgctgaattgttttgatctttaaactcctATAAGTTAAGAGTTTACTCTGATACCAAATTGTTAGTCctttaacaatatagcaagaattacagaaggggggttgaatggaattcttgaacctttttcttaaaataaaaatgttcgaactcgaatataaatataagtgtgtTGATTAGCCACAATGCGGAATAACAacttaagtaaatcaaacacaagtaattaaaaacaagagtctttaaaactttcttgTGGACTTAAACAATTCTACCAgggatatatattatatcgagagaactctgtgtgcaagaatgctcacagctgcttacaaatatgaactaccgagaatacagagaaatgctaataattctacttacaaatatttctcacttttgtatctcagatcttagttttcatttgctacttcttggtttatatattaccaagattaaaaagtcaaaagacaggatcattgtAAAAACTATCAGGTCTAATGCTTTATTACTTgtttctctattacccagttaataggcttcctcattccatttgcatacacttcgacgcatgtgaccagttgtcactgtcaactgatatttgaattctatATTCGgtgagtacatgatcatccgcgactttatgatcatccaattgatggctttattgatcatccgtcgactgctatattaaacatccgttgatagctatttgatcatccgtcaatggctttgttaatcatctgtcggtagctattttggcacttgacttcaatcatttatgcagaattacaagatatcatctatgtacaattaatcaacctattctgcatatctagttaaagtcaacatgacttatatgctactacagaatctatacaaaggtgtatgtagaaatgtgctacagactcattattacataagctactcactcggtGGATAATAaggtcatcatccgtcgggactataatgattttatccgtcgggactataatccttatccgtcgattgctacattatttcactaagtaaaatctacttacgtattttgtttgtgtaatcatcaagtacacgacatatgcacaacagtttaaagttacgtcgagctcgccggaaaccagCGAACTTTTCGGCCcaattccggccaactcagggattgttatgACGATTTGATGGCATGGGTTATAttcctggtattgtgtagatcatatctggagtAGATGGTgggggtgaggatgccgggaacgtgttctccggccatccccataattttccggcgactgaactGCAAATTAcgtttagtccctgtactttgaagatggtgaagtttagtccctgaagtttctggaaattgcagaaacaggatttctgttttaaaaatgtttaaaaaatcaaattttctatttattttaattataaaaattcgtttttaatttctgaaaatcccaaaaattattattttaatttcaaaaattatttttaattcaaaaataaatctgaattaattagttaagtAATTTTAGTTTAATAATTAcattgattaattggtcaattaattcgaaaattaattgattaattgatttaattaattattaattaatttaattaattatttaattagatttaattatttaaaaatgatttaaaaattctgaaaaatagttttgagttttaaaatattattttaaattgttttcaaggctcgataattattataaaattattttgaagctagatttggccaaccgaaccctgtttattgcttcgaaattaatccaacgacccgttttaataccgaataatatttttaaaaatcatattaaatacccgaaaccttgtttatgacccgagacttctttataaatgatatatcattgattgttgacgtgttacgtgttatatgtgacttgttgtttagCTGTGTGTCTAtatgttcgatgtttacttgtttatagcgtaacttcAGTCCGTTAATCGGGATTTGGGTAAGACGAAGGGTAGATATAAGTGTATACGAATAAATCGTACGAGTtcagtattgatagatgcttataatatgtgagcagaagaggcaaggcttgGGAAAGAGAAGCatatagtcgaggagtaagacagttgtgATTGGAAATTAGTGCAGTATAGAAAGCTAGtgccaggcaagtgttctgaactttctcgagatatattgtagttgattaatagtcttgtctcatattgcaagtgctttgaagcactaaacctaaaccttgattccagttgttgatctttgagtcgtaaaccttattctttctgaactaTTGCTTGTTGTATACCCGAAGATGAATCACAGattacgatactactccataaatacatacaaactaaatgctAAACACTGACtcaaattgcttacatactcaaaccattataccttatgctttgaaagactaaatccttacaaccttgaaactttgattcctttgttatccaattttttcattacctaacagccattctttgaaattgacatattgaTCATTTGTGAAGATTGCAACTATTTCATTATTgaatatccaatgttgcttatgattttgtttattgctttaacTTTTTTAGTATTCTTATAATTTCGTGTTGTGTTGAAAATATAAACACACATTAATGTGCCATTTTCATTTTACAAAATTGTTGGTCTATGATTGCATGCAAGTAGTTCAAGTTGTGTTTATAATAAATTTCAGTACCATATTCGTCTTATCTCCGATTAAAGATTTATAATAAGGTTTTGTTAGTGTGTCATGAACACaaacttttataattttaacTTATTTTGATTGGCCAATACTCTTCTGTTTTCTTTTATAAGTCGTTTGACTTTCTTGCACACAATCCTAAGTATTTTGACTgcatagataaaataatatttttaaaattatctttttctaaataaaagttttagttatatatttttattcacaaatagaaaaaattaaaaaatattattctaaCTATGCGGTCAAAGCAGTGCAAAAGTCAAACATTATATAATAAAAAAGAGATAATTACTTCTTAATAATGGTGTTCCCCTACATTTACAACAAATATACCAATCAAAACACTCCAAACTTCATAAGTTTTATTGTTTAGCATGTGCTCATGGGCACACACTAGACAAACCCTTTATAATATAAAGGGTTGATAACCCCTGAGAAGCACGGACCGAGatcaaaatattaatattaaatgattataaaattaattttaaattataattaaaataaataataaataaaagtACACTTAAAAAGAGGTGTCACTTAATAAAGGCTATTATTGTGAATCAATAATATGCCAAATATTCTTATTTTTAATCCATAATATCTCGAATAATATTGAATTTGAACATAACAAAGCATAGTAAACTTGGTCCAGTTTAAGAATCTGGAGATGTTGGGAACAAGGGAAGCAACTGTGGTTGAGGCTTGCTAGCAGTAGCAGGTGGACTAGGATACAAATAAAAACCTTTATTGGCCATAGCTATCTCCTCTGGTATAGAAGGCGGCACTGATGTTCCTGGACTTGGACTCCCTCGTGCCAAAACCGTGTCCAATGTTGACACAGGCGAGACATTTATCACTCTCTTTCGTGGTGCAAACGCAGACTCAGTTAACCCATTTTGGTTCAATTGTAGTTGGAGGTTTCTAGCGTGTTCTTGGAGTTTGAACGATGGTCTTACTGCACCAACGTTAACAGGGTTGTGCCTTGCATTGAAAtgtggagaagtagtgatggggAGCTTCTCGACTGCTGGTCTGGCTCCTGTTAATTTCTGGACCACATCACGAAAGTTTGATGGGTCAACATGAACACGAATGGCATTTTCTAGTTGCAGTGATTTGTTATTGTTTGGTTTGGGAGAGGAAGAGGAACTAGAAGAAGCCATGATAGAGATTgaaagagaaagagagtgttGAAAATGATACACTTAGTTGATAAAACTACTTTGAATGCAATGAGACTCTAAAAGTTTATTTCAACTCCTGAAGAGAGACCATCTTAAAAAATGAATTAGTTGCATACTCGAGCCAATATAAGCCATAATGAATTAAGTAAGACTTTAAGACTTTTGTGTGGTGATGACGATCTACAGTAATCGTTAAGGAACTGAATTTGGAAATATAAGGCAGTGCAGCTGGAAAGCTTGTACTCAAAGGTCATTATTTGCATGTATTGCTTAACTTTTTTTCTTATCTGTAGGCATCTCCTTAACTTTCAATTTTGTACCGCTTAGATATGTACTGTTTTCATTCGTAACGTATAAGTATTTATTTTAGAGATAAAGATTTATTATAAAATTAGAGAATTTGATGGCTTTGGGAAGAAGTTAGGTAGTGAGGTGATTTATGTTAACTAGTTACATGGTATTGAAATTTGAGTTAAATTATTTTTTAGATAATTGCAAAATACTAAGAAAATTGATTTATTAATATACTAATTTTttgttttaattgatttaatcAATATAATGTTATAATATATTGTTACATGATTATAAATTTTCATAGGTGagatctatatatatatgttattattaTAAACTTAAACTAATGGATAGAGGAGATGTAGGTGTTTGTGTAAAATAATATAGTTAATTTCAGttgtttttaaatatttgaacGTGCTAAATTTTAGTTTTGAATGACATTATTAGATTATaaacaattaaaatttgattttccAATTTAGAAAATTTTGGATAACAAAATTTTGATCAAATTTATGTTACATATAATACATTATTTACATAATTTCGGATTTTCAAAATATAATATAAGAAACTatctataatataataatagtaaTAAAAAGTGACCCAAATGTCCCGAAATTCTTTTGCCTTTTAGTTTGCATCTATAAATGAAATTGACATGCATTAACAGACAGTCTGCATGCCAAGACTTTCCGCATTTTTCAGTTAATAATTTACTACCATATAATCCGTGTCATGCACGGCCTAATTATAacttatattatttatataataatttttgtaaaaataaaaaatataaaagatatttaaataaaatataataattatgtaTTACTGATTTTAATGAAGTACATAGTTATTAAATtttggatatttaaaatattaagttttaGAATATTGTTCATACTGAATATAAAGATTCCcgtatatttatttttaaaatttaataataccATTACATATCAATACTATATTATTAAAATCAAAAGATAT includes the following:
- the LOC141704773 gene encoding VQ motif-containing protein 11-like yields the protein MASSSSSSSPKPNNNKSLQLENAIRVHVDPSNFRDVVQKLTGARPAVEKLPITTSPHFNARHNPVNVGAVRPSFKLQEHARNLQLQLNQNGLTESAFAPRKRVINVSPVSTLDTVLARGSPSPGTSVPPSIPEEIAMANKGFYLYPSPPATASKPQPQLLPLFPTSPDS